The genomic stretch CCGAGATCCGCGCTAAGGCCTGCCCCGTAAATTTGTACCGGCGTCTCAATAGTTGAATAGCCAGCCTTCCTGTGCCTATTGCGGCTCAAGGCTTCAATGTTGACAGGGGGTTAGGCGACTAGGCGCTCAGGGCAGATTGCAGTGCCTGGCCTACTGCGATCTGACGAACGCCACTAGGGGACAGGGATAGGCAAGATGTAAGGTACCACGGGCGACTGTACGGACTTTTCAACTCAATctggcaaggccaagataGGAAACCGCAAGAATAGGCTTTCAATTCGGGCTCTCGATATTAAGCTTGTGCcgtttttaaattataagctcCTTCTGCATGCTAAGTGGTGTGTAGCTGCAACGGGCAACCAGTGTGCAGTTAATTTGATGGTTGTGAACTAACAGAGTAGTTTCCTTTCCACAATGAATCATCAATGCGGACAGCCTGCAGCATATGTAgaagtagcagtagcagttgCAAGGAAGGCTATTGTATCTAGGTATTACCCAAGGATGGAAACTCTCATGACCTAGTATTATCATTTAGGGGAAGGTTGATTCATGGATCAAGCACTTGTAGCCTGTTCTTTACTAGCGATATCCGTAATTGCTCTGTTTGGTAAGGGTGGCCACCATAGGTAACATGTAACCAATGTTTACTCATCTTAACAGCCCATTAAATGAAAGGCCTTACCAAGTAGCCTTTCATGTATAACTCCAAGGCGAAACGAGTTCGAAATACAGGGGTTCAACGGAGCCGCTAAGAACACCATGGAGATGCCGCATTGCTCTATTCAGTTTGTTTGCCAGCCAACAGAGGCGTAAGCTGATGATTAGTAGACTACACTTGGCTTCCGACGATGCCATCGTTGAGATTACATACTTGCTTCAATAGGAAGCTGGTACGGATCGTATAATTCGCCTCAGCCTTTCGTAGTAGCCGTgatgtgtatatatatcagACAACCGTCCTGTTCATTAGACACGACATCAGCACTCTCAACTccagctttggcagcaatCAACAGACTGACCTCTTCAATAACCCATTTTTGCAATACTTGAACGCATCATTCAAAATGGTCAACAAGGCTATCGTCGCTTCTCTGCTCTTTggcgctgccatggctgtgcCTTACCCGCCTTCTGCCACAAACGGCGTCAGACATCCTGTGCCTGATCATGCCTACCCCCACAAGAAGGTCAACGGCGGTAACTACATGCCTTCTCGTACTGGCAAGACCACTGCCTCCAAGAcgtctgctgctcctgctgccgccaagGACCAGGGCAAGCGATCCGCCGGAGAGACTGTCAACAACGCTGTGGCCCGATACGACAACTCCAACATCACCGAcggtgttggtgatggtaACGACAGCTACACTCTGTACCTCGGCGACGGCAGCACCGGCGCTGGCTGGCCCGACCAGAGCCGATGGGTTTCTTTCGAGAACATGTTCAACAACTACAAGGACCAGATGTTCTCATCTTGCGACTGGATGGGCGTTGCCGACGACAGCGGCCCAGAGGTCGGAGCCATTTGGGACGGCATCCAgtctgctgccgctgccactgGTGTCGACCACCGTTTCATCCTTGCTGTCATCATGCAAGAGTCTGGTGGCTGTGTCCGTGTTTGGACCACCAACTACGGTGTCCGCAACCCTGGTTTGATGCAGGATCACAACGGTGCCGCTACCTGCAACGAGAACGGAAACGTTCAGAACCCTTGCCCCTCAGCCACCATCTACCAGATGATCAGCGAGGGTACTGCCGGTACCAACGATGGTGATGGTCTTGCCAACTGCATCAACGAGTCTGGCCGCAGCGACGTCTCGGCCTTCTACCGTGCCGCCCGTATCTACAACTCtggctccatctccagcactGGCAACCTCCAGAGCAACGTTGCTACTCACTGCTATGCTAGCGATATTGCCAACCGTTTGACTGGTTGGAGAAACGCCCCCAGCACTTGCACTTGCGACAGCAACCCCGGCAGCTGCGGCTCTGTTAACTACTAAGCATCTCGGTATTTAAAGTCGATGTGTACTTTTTGATGTATATAAAACTTCTTCATTCGTGGTATCTTATTTATTCTAGGcgcatgtatatatatgtacatacTTGGCATTGGTATATAGCTCAAATTTTCAAATCATTCAAAATTCAATCTTCTAGAAATGAGTCTACTTTTGCTTCCTTTGTTTACTTTGATCTTTGATGTCACTGTTGGCGCCGTGCTACAGATAGCCATACTCTGGGCTGCGGCTAAACCCATCCCGTGGATAACACTAAGGGGTAACTGTTTCCGTAGTGATTGCATATTATCTGGGGGTAAATGTGGAAGGCTGAACACAATTGGTGTTTCTAGAATAGCGTAAGTTACTAGCTGCTCATTTTATTGCCTGAATGACAAACGGTAGAATCCAATGCTCTGTTGTAAATTCCTTTTTTCCAGCAGCACAATATATCTAGTATATGATGTATGGTATATGGAATACATGTAATTAATGTCTTTTTGAAGAGACATGAAGCCAAATTAAATTATCAATACTAGTCAATATAATATATCTCAACATTGAGTATCATAGGTGGTCTTGATTACGTACCAAGTAGTGGATACAACATCCATTACATAAAGTCACACTAATCGATATATACTCATGTGTATTTCCTATAATTATGCTTACTGACCCTTCACCATTTACTAATGTCCTCTCACAGATCTTTTATACGTTTCTCAATTTTCAGCTTGCATTATGGCTTTGTTATATTTTACAGAATATGATGTCTGGAACATCATGACTTTATGTGGTGGTTCAAAATAATAATTCTCTTGTTCTTAACTGCTTCAAGAATATTATTCATTGGGCAACCAAACTACCTTATGGGTTGGTTACTCGTACTGATCAGGGTCTACATCCGCGAAAGTAGTACCGACAGCAACCTCGTCGTACCATACTTGACGGAATCCCTGGTTACCAACCATCTTCTTATCGTCATGCCAGCCGTTAGCATACAAACCCACGCGGAATGCAAATACGGCATCATCGTTGGTTGTTGTAGCAATATTGTAGTGCTCATAGACTTTGTTTCCATCGAACCACATTTTATAGTAGCCTGAACTGTCGCTCGCCCACTTGGCTTGGATAATAACTTTGTGCCATGCGCCGGCAGAAACAGTAGCAATGTTTCCAGTACCCGTGAATGTACGGCTGCAGTCCGGCTGACGATAATTGCCGCTAACGATTCGGGAGTTGAGCTGATTGCCCTCTAGCCAGATGAGTGAGGAAGGCATccagtcgtcgtcgtcgcagcCAGCTCCAAGTCGATCGGCGATGAACTGCGCGATGTTGTAAGACTGCTGATCGAATTCCCAAGCAGACGACAAGCGGAACATGAAGCCGTAGAACAGCTCATCTCCACGTTTATAGCCTTGGTTGTGATCCACCTCGGAGTGGTATCGGCCAGTGTAGCCCGGTGTGTATGTTTGCTGCATCAAGAGCGCCGAGTTGCCTTTGTATGTAATGTCTGCTACTTGTAGCACTTGGCCTTGGTTCTCATGTCGAACATAGTCGAATCCGGCTGTGGTACCTCCATTTTGGAAAGTCTGTGTGGCGATTGCAAGAGGTAAAGCCGCCAAggcggcggcaaagacgTTGACAATGCCCATGGCTATTTGGAGAAACGATATGGGTATATTAAgttaaagaaaagaatgtgGGggttaaaaaataaatactgaCACTAAGAGTTCCTCGAGTATTTATACTTGTCTGCCTATAAGGTAACTTCCGAAATGATGACCGTTTTGGTATGTCAATATAAAATATTTCGGATACGGTAATAAGTGATAGCTTTATTAGGATACCAATAGAAGTGATTTTATTTCAGCTTCTTAATTTGTGCTAGTCATAATCAATAGTCGTTGAAGATACGATTGAAGGGCAACGTTCATTTTGCCACCAATAGATTTCCTAGCTATCATTAACACAAAACGCTACTGACCAGATTGTATTATGGCTTACAAATAGAGAATTGAGCGGCAAACTGTAATTACTAGTATATAAGGAACAGACCGCATATCTCCTGTTTTCACAGTTCTATTAATAAGCTAGCATTTTGCCCTTAAGCCCCGGGTTAATAGCATAATCTGTGTATGACTGCcttctttaatttttttttgtatattACGGTATTTTCAGCTATCGCATTGGTGGAAAAAGTTAGCACGAAAAAGTCCCCATCTTGATAGTTTATTTGGCAACTTCTTAAAATGGCAGTTCAGGTAACGCTGGTCGCCTGACGTGCTAGATACATTGCACTTGTATTGATGTAATATTAGCTTTTCAAGCTTGTTCGCTAACCGCAAATCCTAGCGTGCAAACAAATTTAAGCATTATTTTAAGTTCTCGCTCTGCAATACTGCGGGGCATGCGCATTGCAAAAACTCCTAAGATAGTTTATGATACAAGCGCCTTTAATTCATGACACATGTACATCAATTACGTACCGCCAGACTGCAACTATGGTTACACATTCTCTAGTGTCTCCTGTGTATGACTAGATATGAAGTATACGATAGAGACCAGGTGAATTCATAATTGAGTGATATTTTAGAGTCATGGAAACAACCATTTTCCTGAAACTAGGTATTACAAGTCATCCGCGTAACTGTTGTCGCCGGATATTCTGTCAAACATATCGCTTTacaaaaagtcaaaaaaagaaagaacagtGCGCTGATAAGATGATATTTATTCGAACTATCTTCGTTGTGAATGTAAATTGCATTATATATAAGCAAACGAAGACTCAAGCATCCTGAAGAGTAAGTTTGTTAAAGACCAAGGCGACAATTAAAATGACAGCGCATATCCAGACAGTGGCTGGTCCATCAAGTTAAAGTTGGAACAGTCCAGTCGATCCATTGGCTTTGTGAAAATGTAAAATCGctttggaagatggcagtATTCGTCGATTGGCCGAGCAAGAACTTTTGCACAAAAGCCGTTAGCTGAGATTGCTGATTCGATGGAAAGGCGCAGTGTGCGTGAGCTCCAATCTGGGAGTAGCCCATGTGGTCTGAAGCTCCAAGCGCTTGCCATGCCGTATGTGCCGCTGTCATGCATCCAAAGCAGCTCTGTGGGCCTAGCCAATCAATGTTGTTATCAATAACGAATAGTCCTCTTGGGGCAATCAATGCGGCCAAGGAGTGGTGGTCGAATGGTAAAACAGGTACTTGGTTAACGTAACTGTTGAAAGAAGTTGAAAACCAAGGGTCTTCTCCAATGATCTCAGATGCGGTCTGGATATTTGCTCCCTGGGACTTCAAGTAGTCGGAAATCCTCCAACATGCCGATCCACCTGCTCCCGATTCTTGGGGAAGTGTTAATGCGATGCGGCTATCGAATGCTCCTGCTAGCAGGGCACCCTTTCCGTTGCGCGAACATCCCGTTACCCCAATTCTCGTGGTATCAATCCTTGCTGCTGTCACTTGTTCGAGAGCGTCAATCACCCGACTGACTCCCCAAGCCCATGCTGTCATTGCGCCTGCAGAATGCCCACTTCCGTAGAGAGTGTAGAACTTTCCTTGGCCTCTACTGCCAGTATTGACCTGAGCTGCCATATCGTCGTTGTTGAAATTGATCATGGCAACGCCGGCAGGTGCTGGTAGACTGCCGCCTCCGTAGGCAATGATTGCAGGATAAGGAGCCGATCCTGAAGAAGGATAGGTAATTGTTACAGAGAAGGACATTGACTTCCCAGAATCTCCACAGTTAATTGTCAACGTATTTCCTGAAAAAGACGCCGTAAGAGTAGCGGGGCGTCCTGGCAGAGTTCCAAGCTCGTATCGCTGGACCAGCTGAGAAATTTCGGCTTGCCGGCACGCGAACTGGGCTTTTGTCGTTACTTTATCTCCATTAAACAATGTGAACAGGTCGTTCAGTTTAGAATTGCTCTTGAGAGATATGGAAGCCGGTAATGCAGAGCATGTAGCGGCAGATGTCGATGTTTGACTTCCAGAAACTGGTGTCGACGTTTTGGTGGTAGAGGTAGCGAAAGTGGTGGTTGTTGCAGCTGTggtggctgatgatgcttgTCCGTTAGGAATGCATTGAGAATAGTAAGGATTGTTGACTACACAGGTCGCGCCAGCGACGCATGTAGTTGGGCCAGTCCAGCCAATTCCACCACCTGTGCAGTGTATGAGTATAATTGAATGCAGATACtcatgatggagatgactTACACTGCCCCCAAACTTGAGATTGGGCTAGAATTGGCACGGCGAGAACAAGAATCTTTAAAACCTGCATAGTCATGTTTTGATTTGTCAATGAGGACGAATCTATCAACGACTGTAAAAAATTGCTTAAACATCACTCTTTATATTGTCAGGGATCCGGTCGTCCGGGATCATATCATATATATCACCACTATTCGGCAGTGATATCTCTACATTTCTTTTCAAAAAAGCCTATACTCTACTTTCTCTTTCATGACATGGCACACTTGACTGACACCATTTCTCGCCACTCTGCCAATTAAGCGACGTTCCGCATATCCGCATTTGTAATTAGTCCATACATCGATATAGAGCTGTGTTTCCCCATGGGGAGAGCGGCTTAGCGGAGTTGGCTATTATGCGTATTCTGCATTATCAATACGACTGCATATGAGGAGAGTCGCGGGTCACGTTCCTTGACACTTCctaatatagctaattaagCACAATGACTACAAAATACCACATAAACTTGCATAGAGCCTAAAAAGGAGACCTGAATCTAGAATTTATATCACCGGCTAAATAAAGTCATGTATCTATATCGGTATTATTGTTGTGTTTCAATTGATTGAGAAGTGTTGTTCACCGTCAAGTCCCCCGCTTGTATACTCTAGTGGGCAATACAGTGTCTGACAGGGTTTATTGATGTGGACATTATTTTGTTCCAGAATCCTCTTTGTATTTGGCTGTCTATGGTCTGGCCAAGAAATCTGGCGAGCTATCTGACGCAGAATAAGATTAGGTGGcattatatttactttaaaaattaagttttatttaaactttttaagtttttagtGGCTGCAAATAGAACTGATACCTGTCTGCAGACTTGTATATAGTAATTGGTCTTATATCTGTTCTTGACTGGATACCTGTTTCAATGAAGGCTATCATATGGCAGAGCCTTCTCTTGTTCAACATCGCGCTGAATTCTAGTTGCCGTTTATTGAACTGTCATTACACTCATACCAAGAAGATACTTGACTCTACAGTGAAAGATCCGATACGCGCTCTCTGAACAATTATTGTGACCAAGCATTGACCATTGAAATATGTTCAACGATCCCACGACGGATAAAATATGCAACAAAAATAGTTTAGGCGGAATGTGGTGCCTTGCCTCGTGGTCTGGTGCTAAGAATGCTGCCCGGCTCAATGAATTCTGGCTCCAAGAAGGGGGCGGATCAACGGAAACTAGACTTGCCTAAATCATGAAAACTGGCAATGGTCACTGGTAATTGCCCTTAAATGAGCACGTGTTAAGAATTGAGGACACTTTCCACATATTGGTCATCTTACTTTCTAAACTTACTAATTAGAACACTTTCGTATCAAGTCTATGATGACCTTGTGCTAATTTGGCGTATAAGGCGACCGAATCCTCTTACTTTCATATACGCGTGTGGCTTATTCTCTTATACAACAGAATGCTTTGCTCTCAAGTATTTGTATTGAAGCAAATGTAATCATTTGATTTGCCTCTCGACAAATAAGAAGTCCAATTATGGCAGAACGAAAGCTTTTTACCCGCAATTCGGCAAATATTTGCGAGACTGGATAAATGCTTGCCTTCCTAGCAGATGTTCCTCCACCTTGTCCCTTGGAGCACATTGCAGACGGTTCATTAATGCTGTTTCGGCGTTGATTTACCGAGATCGCTGTTAATGATACCGAGTAGTATCCTGCGGGTAAAATGGAAAGAAGcagtattactattttaaaTATGCCCGATAGGCACCACAGGCATTCCCAGTCTTGGCACTCAGATTCCTCTCGGCTCCTCATGAGATAATAGTTCTCGGACAAAGGGACTCAAGATGTTTGCTTCCAATCacttggcaatcttggcaaaCTTTGCCGCCTTATGTGCAGCACAATCTGCAATCACTGTCAATGTTAATACCAGGTATCAGCAGATTGACGGCTTCGGCTTTTCTCAAGCATTTGGCCGCGCCAGCCAATTCCAGAGTGCCAATGCTAGCACTCAAAAGCAAGCTTTAGATTATCTGTTCAGTACCACTACTGGTGCTGGCTTTAGCATCATCCGCAACCGCATCGGATCAGGTGGTTCTGGGGACAGCATCGAGCCAAATAATCCAGGCTCTCCTTCTGCGACACCGAGTTATGTATGGGATAACAACGATAGTGGCCAAATATGGTTTACAAAACAAGCTGTTTCTTATGGAGTCAAGACAATCTATGCTGATGCATGGGGTGCTCCGGGGTTTATGAAAACCAGCGGCTCAGACTCGTCCCCTGGGTGAGCAAATAATATCGCCAACATATTGCTGGCGTTGAAATAGACAGTAACTGATTACGAGGCAGGTATCTTTGTGGCACTACAGGCCACTCGTGCTCATCTGGAGACTGGAGACAAGCGTATGCAAACTTTCTTGTGCAGTACGTCAAGTACTACGCATCAGCGGGCTACACGATCACGCATCTAGGGTTCTTGAATGAGCCGGATTTCCAGCCCTCATACTCTCAGATGCAGATCAGCTCGAATGCCCAAGAGGCTATATCATTTATACCAATTCTGTATAACACAGTCAAGGCTGCTGGCCTTGGTACCAAGATCACTTGCTGCGACGCAGTAGGCTGGACCGACCAGAGCACTTATACGACAAATCTAGTCAATGGGGGCTCAACTCAATATCTTGGTGTAATCACCTCTCACTCGTACAGCGCAGACGCCACTTCGCCACTGAGCCAGACCACGCTGCCGAAATGGAACACTGAAGGCGGACCCAGCACAGCATTCGTTACCACATGGtatggcagcggcggcaccaACGAAGGCTTCACCTGGGCCAATAAGTTGGCTGTTGCGATGGTCAACGCACAGCTCTCGGCGTATCTTTTCTGGGAAGGCTTTGAGATCCAACAATCACAGTCAGGCAGTCACTTGGTCGATGCTCTCGATGGGAAGACAGCTACGCCATCGGGTATCTTCTGGGCATTCGCCATGTGGTCCCGATACATTCGTCCTGGGGCCTATCGTGTTGCCACTACAGGATCCATATCGAACGTTATAATTGGCGCCTTCCAGAATACCGACAATTCCGTAATTCTTGTCTTTACAAACAGTGGAACTTCGGCACAGTCAGCTAAAGTGTCTTTTACTGgattttctccatcttctgccGCCGCATACGTCACGGACAATACTCATACCTTTGCAACTACGTCCGCGACATTATCTGGCGGAGCCATCACGGTTTCTGTGCCTTTGCGAGGAGTCGTCACCGTAAAATTGACCTAGTAATCCTTTGAAAACACAATACTCCTTTCCAGACAAGTAATGTAGGCGGAATATTACCGACGGAAATGAGTATAATTCGTGGCCAATGACTCCTGTGAGCTGCGGCCTCCAAAGGATAGTGAAAGCTCAAAGAGTAAATACCACCGGATCAATAGTAAAGACATGAATTGAAAAGCGATGTCTTCGAGCATCATacactctttctttttcgacGTGAGATTTTGAGCAAAAGTACTGCAGGGGTGCGGCAGTTTAATGGTCATGGGCTTGTCAGCTTCAGTGAGAAAAACCTCGCAAATTCATGCTTTATTAACAATTAAAGGTTCAATGCTTGTCGGCAGCGTATATACAAGAACTATCCTTTCTCAATAACAATCTTAGCATTATATGCACTCTCTAAGATGTGTGTGAGTACAGATTCCTTGACTGTTTCAATGATGTGCTCTTCAGCATCGCTATTCAATCTGCCTTGGGCAAGAAAATCGACCTGTACTCGCAGGTCGTGGATATCCTCGTGTACTTCAAGCAAggcagcttcatcagcgTCTGCAGCGTCTGTAGCCTTCTCACAGCTGGCACGTAAGTCGTCTAATTCATCATTCAGATCtttgttctctctctcaagTCGCTCAACTCGCTTCGTCAACTTGAGCATTTCTTTGCGCATATTGGTCATTAAAATCCACATGCTGTGGTAGTCATCAGCTTCGGAAGAAGTACTTGAATCATCCAGCCggcgcctcttcttctcattacGCCTACTACTTGTAGCTacagatgatggagattggTCTGTGCTGAGTAGCGAGATTCCCGTCTTAGGAGGTAGACTTTCTAGCTGATCGTATGATGGCGGGTTTTCGCTCCGAGATGTTGACGCAAAAGCTTCTGAGAGGGTGATGATCTTCCCACCTCCCCCGCCGTACAATGAAGCTAGGCCAGTTGAAGTGTCGGTATGGATTGGATGTAATCGACTTTGAGAAATAGCTTCACAAAAGGCAGCCAGCCTGGGCAGAGAAATTTCTCTTGCCGAGATATAGATGTTGATGGCCGTAGCCGTGGCGAGCGATCGTAACGCATCGATGACTTGGCCAGACGGTCGTTTTCTGGGCTGTATCGGTTCTGTCGCTGCAGTCGGCGCGATGAGATCAAGAGGTTGACATAGGTCAAGATGCAAGCAAACTGCTTTGCAGTTGAGTTTCTTCCGCACGATGTCTGGAATTTCTGGATTCTCATCAAACTTGAGAGTGACGATGGAACGGATGTTTATTAGGCTTGTAATACACGAGTAGGATT from Trichoderma atroviride chromosome 3, complete sequence encodes the following:
- a CDS encoding uncharacterized protein (EggNog:ENOG41); the protein is MSATPSFDFNFKTPACIEWTLDNATEYLIDPDPQRDSVKLEACFSSQSSVASFQLHCPIRVKGIESYSCITSLINIRSIVTLKFDENPEIPDIVRKKLNCKAVCLHLDLCQPLDLIAPTAATEPIQPRKRPSGQVIDALRSLATATAINIYISAREISLPRLAAFCEAISQSRLHPIHTDTSTGLASLYGGGGGKIITLSEAFASTSRSENPPSYDQLESLPPKTGISLLSTDQSPSSVATSSRRNEKKRRRLDDSSTSSEADDYHSMWILMTNMRKEMLKLTKRVERLERENKDLNDELDDLRASCEKATDAADADEAALLEVHEDIHDLRVQVDFLAQGRLNSDAEEHIIETVKESVLTHILESAYNAKIVIEKG
- a CDS encoding uncharacterized protein (EggNog:ENOG41~CAZy:PL20~SECRETED:SignalP(1-19)) encodes the protein MGIVNVFAAALAALPLAIATQTFQNGGTTAGFDYVRHENQGQVLQVADITYKGNSALLMQQTYTPGYTGRYHSEVDHNQGYKRGDELFYGFMFRLSSAWEFDQQSYNIAQFIADRLGAGCDDDDWMPSSLIWLEGNQLNSRIVSGNYRQPDCSRTFTGTGNIATVSAGAWHKVIIQAKWASDSSGYYKMWFDGNKVYEHYNIATTTNDDAVFAFRVGLYANGWHDDKKMVGNQGFRQVWYDEVAVGTTFADVDPDQYE
- a CDS encoding uncharacterized protein (EggNog:ENOG41~SECRETED:SignalP(1-23)~CAZy:CE15), with product MTMQVLKILVLAVPILAQSQVWGQCGGIGWTGPTTCVAGATCVVNNPYYSQCIPNGQASSATTAATTTTFATSTTKTSTPVSGSQTSTSAATCSALPASISLKSNSKLNDLFTLFNGDKVTTKAQFACRQAEISQLVQRYELGTLPGRPATLTASFSGNTLTINCGDSGKSMSFSVTITYPSSGSAPYPAIIAYGGGSLPAPAGVAMINFNNDDMAAQVNTGSRGQGKFYTLYGSGHSAGAMTAWAWGVSRVIDALEQVTAARIDTTRIGVTGCSRNGKGALLAGAFDSRIALTLPQESGAGGSACWRISDYLKSQGANIQTASEIIGEDPWFSTSFNSYVNQVPVLPFDHHSLAALIAPRGLFVIDNNIDWLGPQSCFGCMTAAHTAWQALGASDHMGYSQIGAHAHCAFPSNQQSQLTAFVQKFLLGQSTNTAIFQSDFTFSQSQWIDWTVPTLT
- a CDS encoding uncharacterized protein (EggNog:ENOG41~CAZy:GH30~SECRETED:SignalP(1-19)); this encodes MFASNHLAILANFAALCAAQSAITVNVNTRYQQIDGFGFSQAFGRASQFQSANASTQKQALDYLFSTTTGAGFSIIRNRIGSGGSGDSIEPNNPGSPSATPSYVWDNNDSGQIWFTKQAVSYGVKTIYADAWGAPGFMKTSGSDSSPGYLCGTTGHSCSSGDWRQAYANFLVQYVKYYASAGYTITHLGFLNEPDFQPSYSQMQISSNAQEAISFIPILYNTVKAAGLGTKITCCDAVGWTDQSTYTTNLVNGGSTQYLGVITSHSYSADATSPLSQTTLPKWNTEGGPSTAFVTTWYGSGGTNEGFTWANKLAVAMVNAQLSAYLFWEGFEIQQSQSGSHLVDALDGKTATPSGIFWAFAMWSRYIRPGAYRVATTGSISNVIIGAFQNTDNSVILVFTNSGTSAQSAKVSFTGFSPSSAAAYVTDNTHTFATTSATLSGGAITVSVPLRGVVTVKLT
- a CDS encoding uncharacterized protein (EggNog:ENOG41~SECRETED:SignalP(1-17)), encoding MVNKAIVASLLFGAAMAVPYPPSATNGVRHPVPDHAYPHKKVNGGNYMPSRTGKTTASKTSAAPAAAKDQGKRSAGETVNNAVARYDNSNITDGVGDGNDSYTLYLGDGSTGAGWPDQSRWVSFENMFNNYKDQMFSSCDWMGVADDSGPEVGAIWDGIQSAAAATGVDHRFILAVIMQESGGCVRVWTTNYGVRNPGLMQDHNGAATCNENGNVQNPCPSATIYQMISEGTAGTNDGDGLANCINESGRSDVSAFYRAARIYNSGSISSTGNLQSNVATHCYASDIANRLTGWRNAPSTCTCDSNPGSCGSVNY